One genomic segment of Octopus sinensis linkage group LG22, ASM634580v1, whole genome shotgun sequence includes these proteins:
- the LOC115223191 gene encoding prefoldin subunit 3, producing the protein MAADKADEEQNHSGIPKADFVEDVENFMKNTENNEAAESVLKRFDEQHCKYKFMDYNLNTKKARLKTQIPDIKTCLDIVKHLQSIKDSKEPFETQFLLSDLLYAKAKIPPTDKVCLWLGANVMLEYSLDDAQALLEKNLSMANNSLNQLEEDLSFLRDQITTLEVNMARVYNWDVKRRQSNKEIKT; encoded by the exons ATGGCGGCCGACAAGGCGGACGAAGAGCAGAACCACAGCGGAATCCCGAAGGCAGATTTTGTG GAAGATGTTGAAAACTTCATGAAAAATACTGAGAACAATGAAGCTGCTGAGTCTGTTCTGAAACGATTTGACGAGCAACATTGCAAATACAAATTCATGGATTATAACCTGAATACAAAGAAAGCTCG gTTGAAGACTCAAATACCAGACATAAAGACGTGCCTCGATATTGTTAAGCATTTACAATCAATAAAG GATTCCAAAGAGCCATTTGAAACCCAATTTTTACTGTCTGACTTGTTATATGCAAAGGCTAAAATCCCACCAACAGATAAAGTCTGCCTTTGGCTTGGG GCAAATGTGATGCTGGAGTATAGTCTGGACGATGCACAAGCCTTGTTGGAGAAGAATTTGTCTATGGCTAATAATAGCTTAAATCAACTGGAAGAAGATCTTAGCTTTTTAAGAGACCAGATCACCACTCTAGAAGTTA ATATGGCTCGTGTTTATAATTGGGATGTAAAAAGACGACAAAGTAACAAAGAGATAAAGACTTAA
- the LOC115223197 gene encoding DNA polymerase lambda-like, which translates to MASKRKTSSKETPTDYKGQKLSRYFPVTSKVRQNHNYSKTEESNRNPRTSLCSKTFLKNVSLYILSAGIPKVRKDLFASKVVQFGGVILNEFDLGKCSHVLVSETMTLDRALKLLKIEETSCGLAIVSTLWLSGCLKKESLLPADEFLLNLPRATEEPSDSVKEVPDHSDIISDPPLKLLLDEPPPFVTTQEEKNTFIKEEDHQVRNEANNNEDYIDNSQIDFETNSKVSTQTVPKGRWVCFESSRNSPVNYNRHITDTLEEMVKTYKSTNDKWRVYSYQKAIGILKREPKEITSREEARNLRGIGDSLADKIWEIIQSGRLRKLDEFQSSEQLQVLNLLTNVWGAGPHTAKLWYQQGYRSLKDLEEKADLTKQQKVGLRYYDDFLERMSREEVAAIERIVSENTQKVVAGSIVQVCGSYRRGKETCGDIDILISHPDGESHQGLLSRLLSQLKEIKFITDDLIEIEENGSQRKYMGVCLSPLSPDRHRRIDIIVAPYSEYACALVHFTGSAHLNRSIRHLAKTKGMSLSEHALRTGVVRGSTEKLYKGNVLPTPTEQSIFDQLGVPYRRPEERDH; encoded by the coding sequence ATGGCTTCTAAACGGAAAACGTCGAGTAAAGAAACTCCCACCGATTATAAAGGACAGAAACTTTCTCGATATTTTCCAGTTACGAGCAAAGTTCGACAAAACCACAATTACTCGAAGACAGAAGAAAGTAACCGGAATCCCCGTACGTCTCTTTGTTCCAAGACATTCTTGAAAAATGTGTCTTTGTACATACTTTCGGCTGGAATTCCTAAAGTCAGGAAGGACTTGTTTGCATCGAAAGTTGTCCAGTTTGGTGGTGTAATACTTAATGAATTCGATCTCGGAAAATGTAGCCACGTTTTAGTGAGTGAAACAATGACGCTAGATCGAGCGTTGAAACTGTTAAAGATTGAGGAAACTTCTTGTGGTTTGGCCATTGTTTCCACACTTTGGTTAAGTGGTTGTCTAAAGAAAGAATCCCTCTTGCCCGCTGACGAATTTCTCTTGAATCTTCCCCGGGCCACCGAGGAGCCTTCGGACTCTGTAAAAGAAGTTCCTGACCACTCAGATATTATTTCTGACCCACCTTTAAAATTACTGCTCGACGAACCACCTCCTTTTGTGACAACACAGGAAGAGAAAAACACGTTTATTAAAGAGGAAGACCACCAAGTAAGAAATGAGGCAAACAACAACGAAGACTATATTGACAACAGTCAAATTGATTTTGAAACGAATTCCAAAGTTTCTACCCAAACTGTTCCAAAAGGTCGTTGGGTGTGTTTCGAATCGTCTCGGAACAGTCCTGTTAATTACAATCGACACATCACAGATACTCTTGAAGAAATGGTGAAAACTTATAAAAGTACCAACGATAAATGGAGAGTTTACAGTTATCAGAAAGCAATTGGAATCTTGAAGAGAGAACCGAAGGAAATAACTAGCAGGGAGGAAGCCCGAAATCTTCGTGGAATCGGCGACAGTCTTGCAGATAAAATCTGGGAAATCATTCAGAGTGGACGCCTCCGGAAACTTGATGAGTTCCAAAGTTCCGAACAGTTACAAGTATTAAACTTACTCACCAATGTCTGGGGAGCTGGACCTCACACTGCTAAACTATGGTACCAGCAAGGCTATCGAAGTTTAAAAGACCTCGAAGAAAAAGCGGATCTTACTAAACAACAAAAAGTTGGTTTACGATATTATGATGACTTCCTCGAACGTATGTCTCGAGAAGAAGTTGCTGCAATCGAAAGAATTGTTTCCGAAAATACACAGAAGGTTGTAGCAGGAAGTATTGTACAGGTGTGTGGCTCTTACCGTCGTGGTAAAGAAACCTGTGGAGACATTGATATTCTTATCTCTCATCCGGATGGGGAATCCCACCAAGGTTTATTGTCTCGACTTTTATCTCAGCTGAAAGAAATTAAATTCATTACCGACGATCTTATTGAAATCGAAGAAAACGGAAGTCAAAGGAAATACATGGGTGTTTGCCTGTCCCCTCTGTCACCAGATCGTCATCGCCGTATCGACATAATTGTTGCCCCCTATTCTGAATATGCTTGTGCCCTTGTCCATTTTACAGGTTCAGCACATCTTAATCGTTCCATTAGACATTTAGCTAAAACGAAAGGAATGTCTCTCTCAGAACATGCCCTACGAACGGGTGTTGTTAGAGGGAGTACAGAAAAACTATATAAAGGAAATGTTCTTCCTACACCCACTGAGCAGTCAATTTTTGACCAACTTGGGGTACCATATAGACGCCCTGAAGAGCGGGATCATTGA